A single genomic interval of Pyrobaculum arsenaticum DSM 13514 harbors:
- a CDS encoding HepT-like ribonuclease domain-containing protein: protein MRLREQLARVRRYAELLAERLEAGGDIFALERLAELVAQSTLDLAAMWLAAERGEKPATYREVARFLAKKVGGYEDFLVRLAAFRNIIVHGYYSLDEKRELEAFREIAAMMPDLLNAVESKLPDDPCIGDLKGLEPVFEKHGVEYAVVFGSLAKKGCGRDVDLAVKFREEKGLWGLAALVADVADALGLDYCQVDVVDVDAALPALLLSVLEGVPIYNAERAREDLTWRYIELLDVGETWEYANRRITPRPRS, encoded by the coding sequence ATGCGTCTTAGAGAGCAGTTAGCCCGCGTACGCAGGTATGCGGAGCTCTTGGCGGAGAGGCTGGAGGCGGGGGGTGACATCTTCGCCTTGGAGCGTCTGGCGGAGCTGGTGGCCCAGTCCACCCTGGATCTCGCCGCGATGTGGCTCGCCGCGGAGCGGGGCGAGAAACCTGCCACGTACAGGGAGGTGGCGAGATTCCTCGCCAAGAAGGTCGGGGGCTATGAGGACTTTCTAGTAAGGCTTGCCGCGTTCCGGAATATCATCGTCCACGGATACTACAGCTTGGACGAGAAAAGGGAGCTTGAGGCTTTTAGGGAAATCGCCGCGATGATGCCTGATCTCCTCAACGCTGTGGAGTCTAAGTTGCCGGACGACCCATGCATCGGCGATTTGAAGGGCCTTGAGCCCGTGTTCGAGAAACACGGCGTGGAGTACGCTGTGGTCTTCGGCTCCTTGGCGAAGAAGGGCTGCGGCCGGGATGTCGACCTTGCAGTGAAGTTTAGGGAGGAGAAGGGGCTTTGGGGCTTGGCTGCGCTGGTGGCGGACGTGGCCGATGCCCTTGGCCTAGACTACTGCCAGGTAGACGTGGTGGACGTAGACGCGGCGCTGCCGGCGTTGCTACTCTCAGTGCTGGAGGGAGTGCCGATATACAACGCAGAGCGGGCCCGGGAGGACCTCACGTGGAGGTACATCGAGCTCCTCGACGTCGGCGAGACTTGGGAATACGCCAACCGGCGGATTACCCCTCGGCCCCGCTCGTAG
- a CDS encoding SufB/SufD family protein — protein sequence MASPSWLEAVKERARRALDKPAAYGPDVDISVFRDGGPADEASVASVAEAVGVSPKAQAFYIQADNAYFRYLSRIPGVEVYRIEEFVDAHRNLARDYLWRLVPPDYDKFTAVAALRGVGGYVIRVKSGVKVESPILACLSIVRGGLQAPHNVVIVEEGAEAVVYTGCVIAPEAVGLHVGISEFYVMRNAKLKFIMVHSWNKAAHVRPRTGVYVEEGGEYVEYYANVASVKTLQTSPRIILKDGAKAHATSVVLGRGDAVIDIGTAAVLDGEGAGAELVTRAIATGSSSVTMRAVVEAYKPARGHVECSGLLMSDRARVVTIPQLSAFNNDAVLTHEASIGKLAEDEIYYLMAKGLTYEEAVSLLVRGFVTTDIHKYLPEQARRYVESLERQIVEKAL from the coding sequence ATGGCTTCTCCAAGCTGGCTTGAGGCGGTTAAAGAGAGGGCGAGGAGGGCACTTGACAAGCCCGCGGCGTACGGCCCCGACGTTGACATATCTGTGTTTAGAGATGGGGGGCCCGCCGACGAGGCAAGCGTCGCGAGTGTGGCCGAGGCTGTTGGCGTCTCGCCGAAGGCACAGGCTTTTTACATACAAGCGGACAACGCCTACTTCCGCTACCTCAGCCGCATCCCGGGGGTGGAGGTTTACAGGATAGAGGAGTTCGTCGACGCGCACAGGAATTTGGCTAGGGACTACTTGTGGCGCTTGGTGCCGCCTGACTACGACAAATTTACCGCAGTAGCTGCGCTGAGAGGCGTCGGGGGGTATGTCATAAGGGTGAAAAGCGGCGTAAAGGTGGAAAGCCCCATATTGGCGTGTCTCTCAATTGTGAGGGGCGGCCTACAGGCGCCGCACAACGTGGTGATTGTGGAGGAGGGGGCAGAGGCGGTTGTGTACACCGGCTGCGTCATCGCGCCGGAGGCCGTGGGGCTACATGTGGGGATTTCAGAGTTCTACGTGATGAGAAACGCCAAGTTGAAATTTATCATGGTGCACAGCTGGAACAAGGCGGCGCATGTCAGGCCGAGGACGGGGGTTTACGTAGAGGAGGGCGGGGAGTACGTGGAGTACTACGCCAACGTGGCCTCTGTGAAGACCTTGCAGACTAGCCCCCGGATCATCTTGAAGGACGGGGCGAAGGCCCACGCGACCTCAGTGGTTCTGGGCAGGGGCGACGCGGTTATAGACATCGGCACGGCGGCGGTGCTAGACGGGGAGGGCGCTGGCGCCGAGCTGGTCACTAGGGCCATCGCCACGGGGAGCTCGTCGGTGACGATGCGCGCAGTCGTCGAGGCGTATAAGCCGGCAAGAGGCCACGTGGAGTGTAGCGGCCTCCTCATGTCGGATAGGGCCAGGGTGGTGACTATCCCCCAGCTCTCCGCCTTTAACAACGACGCCGTCCTCACCCACGAGGCCTCCATAGGCAAACTCGCAGAGGATGAGATCTACTACCTAATGGCGAAGGGCTTAACCTACGAGGAGGCGGTGTCCCTCCTAGTCCGCGGCTTCGTCACCACCGACATACACAAATACCTCCCGGAGCAGGCGCGGCGCTATGTGGAGAGCTTGGAGAGGCAAATTGTAGAGAAGGCCCTTTAG
- a CDS encoding ABC transporter ATP-binding protein, with product MFILENVSVSVGGRELLRGISLSLGRGDIFYILGPNGVGKSSLLKAVMGLPGYEVTAGRVVLDGVDLAGFSTYERAARGVALAFQVPPRLHGVRVGALLSHICKKTGCDAGEIAKAVEIEHLFDREVGKLSGGESKRVELATVLAQRPKVALIDEPDSGVDVESLSIVARGLKELAAGAGLIVVTHSAHIARYLAPTRVCVLYGGVFKKCGGQEVIDEVFAYGFSKLA from the coding sequence GTGTTTATACTGGAAAATGTCTCTGTGTCAGTCGGCGGGAGGGAGCTTTTGAGGGGTATTTCCCTGAGTCTGGGTAGGGGGGATATTTTCTACATATTAGGCCCAAACGGGGTTGGCAAGTCGTCTCTTCTAAAGGCAGTGATGGGATTGCCGGGCTACGAGGTTACTGCTGGTAGGGTGGTTCTAGACGGCGTCGACTTGGCGGGGTTTAGCACATACGAGAGGGCGGCTAGGGGGGTCGCCCTCGCATTTCAAGTCCCGCCTCGCCTCCACGGGGTGCGGGTCGGCGCTTTGTTGTCTCATATTTGCAAGAAGACGGGTTGCGACGCTGGGGAGATCGCCAAGGCGGTGGAAATAGAGCACCTGTTCGACCGAGAGGTGGGGAAGCTGTCAGGTGGGGAGAGCAAGAGGGTGGAGCTGGCCACCGTCCTCGCGCAGAGGCCGAAGGTGGCTCTTATCGACGAGCCGGACAGCGGCGTGGATGTGGAGAGTTTGTCAATTGTGGCCAGGGGGCTGAAAGAGTTGGCGGCGGGGGCCGGCCTAATCGTGGTTACCCACAGCGCTCATATCGCCAGGTACCTTGCGCCAACTAGGGTCTGCGTGCTCTACGGGGGCGTGTTTAAAAAATGCGGGGGACAAGAGGTGATAGACGAGGTATTTGCCTATGGCTTCTCCAAGCTGGCTTGA
- a CDS encoding PadR family transcriptional regulator, which produces MGMWSWAARLLSELALRRAVKYVFDIGNEKLLKRGGSRHMGPPPWAFLGRRGLREVVLWLLSDKPMNGAEIIRAVEEFTWGFWRPSPGSVYPLLRQLEAEGLVRRRQDGRYELTEAGRNAARQIPWIRGPKWWGWSKSVGDLVEELESLAMYISDIAATEPDRVTPYKDRIRHIGELLLKISA; this is translated from the coding sequence ATGGGCATGTGGTCGTGGGCGGCTCGGCTGTTGTCGGAACTGGCGCTTAGGCGTGCAGTGAAGTATGTTTTCGATATCGGAAACGAAAAACTTTTAAAAAGGGGAGGTTCTAGACACATGGGTCCGCCTCCATGGGCGTTCCTCGGGAGAAGGGGCCTCAGGGAGGTGGTGTTGTGGCTTCTGTCAGACAAGCCGATGAACGGCGCGGAGATTATTAGAGCTGTGGAGGAGTTTACCTGGGGCTTCTGGAGGCCGTCGCCTGGTTCCGTCTACCCGTTGCTGAGGCAACTGGAGGCAGAGGGGCTGGTCCGCCGGAGGCAGGACGGGCGCTACGAGCTCACCGAGGCCGGCCGCAACGCCGCTAGGCAGATCCCGTGGATACGAGGGCCCAAGTGGTGGGGCTGGTCTAAGAGCGTCGGCGATTTGGTAGAGGAGTTGGAGAGCCTAGCCATGTACATATCGGATATCGCGGCTACTGAGCCGGATAGGGTCACCCCGTATAAGGATAGGATTAGGCACATCGGCGAGTTGTTGCTAAAGATCAGTGCCTAA
- a CDS encoding HEPN domain-containing protein, producing the protein MASRWYAKAERYKSLAYEFFQRGMYAECCFFAQQAAEFYLETKLVELTGSRPYSHSILQLLREVSAVLGVEISGGLARCAKHLTEQYISARYPDARMLDYDREDAEECVKCMEAVMGHA; encoded by the coding sequence GTGGCCTCGCGTTGGTATGCTAAGGCGGAGCGCTATAAGTCGTTGGCGTATGAGTTCTTCCAGAGGGGGATGTACGCCGAGTGTTGCTTCTTCGCGCAACAAGCCGCCGAGTTTTACCTAGAGACCAAGCTGGTGGAGCTGACGGGCTCAAGGCCGTATTCGCATTCAATACTTCAACTACTCAGAGAGGTCTCCGCCGTGCTGGGCGTGGAAATTAGCGGGGGCCTTGCCAGGTGCGCTAAGCACCTCACAGAGCAGTATATAAGCGCGCGGTATCCAGACGCCAGGATGCTGGACTACGACAGGGAAGACGCGGAGGAATGCGTGAAGTGCATGGAGGCAGTGATGGGCCATGCGTAG
- a CDS encoding nucleotidyltransferase domain-containing protein has translation MRRLREVLLQMHAEAEEWLRRLCEAGYTVVLFGSRARGDARIDSDWDVVVLGYTPPEPPPHDLVQAHFARPEEAEEKIRAFNTIFLDAFYEGKLLCGDGELFTRLRDLAKRVTSRYVKTKEGWMMQK, from the coding sequence ATGCGTAGGCTCAGGGAGGTGCTTCTTCAGATGCACGCCGAGGCGGAGGAGTGGCTGAGGCGGCTCTGTGAGGCGGGGTACACCGTCGTGCTCTTCGGCTCTAGGGCCAGAGGCGATGCGAGGATAGACAGCGACTGGGACGTAGTGGTGCTGGGATACACGCCGCCTGAGCCCCCGCCCCACGACTTGGTGCAGGCGCACTTCGCGAGGCCTGAGGAGGCTGAGGAGAAGATAAGGGCATTCAACACCATCTTCCTCGACGCCTTCTACGAGGGGAAGCTACTATGCGGCGACGGGGAGCTTTTCACACGCCTAAGAGACTTGGCGAAAAGAGTGACAAGCCGCTACGTGAAGACAAAGGAGGGGTGGATGATGCAAAAATAG
- a CDS encoding 7-carboxy-7-deazaguanine synthase QueE, which yields MRVLEIFASLQGEGVNLGKPAVFVRLAGCPIRCAYCDTKYSWDFSAGVEMSVEEVFAKAASLGVRGHVVVTGGEPLIWQRRGLENLACALRGLGAVEVETSGAYSPTPELDSCVDYYDVSPKLSNAGVKAPFSPFYAKSPKAWFKFVVRDAADVEEALQFAEVWGIPKERVLLMPMAQSAEDHGEVLKRIWDAAVRLGLRVTPRLHIAAWGNERGR from the coding sequence GTGCGGGTCTTAGAGATCTTCGCCTCTCTCCAGGGAGAGGGGGTCAACTTGGGGAAGCCCGCGGTCTTCGTCAGGCTGGCGGGTTGCCCCATTAGGTGCGCCTACTGCGACACGAAGTACTCCTGGGACTTCTCCGCCGGGGTGGAGATGTCCGTGGAGGAGGTGTTTGCAAAGGCGGCGTCGCTGGGCGTGAGGGGCCACGTGGTGGTTACGGGGGGCGAGCCCTTGATATGGCAGAGGAGGGGGCTTGAGAATCTGGCCTGCGCCTTGAGGGGGCTGGGCGCGGTGGAGGTGGAGACAAGCGGGGCCTATTCGCCAACGCCGGAGCTGGACAGCTGTGTGGACTACTACGACGTGTCGCCCAAGCTCTCCAACGCCGGGGTAAAGGCGCCCTTCAGCCCCTTCTACGCCAAGAGCCCAAAGGCATGGTTTAAGTTCGTGGTGAGAGACGCCGCAGATGTGGAGGAGGCGTTGCAGTTCGCAGAGGTGTGGGGCATTCCCAAGGAGAGGGTTTTGCTAATGCCGATGGCGCAGAGCGCAGAGGATCACGGAGAAGTCCTGAAGCGGATCTGGGACGCCGCGGTTAGGCTGGGGCTGAGGGTTACGCCCCGCCTACACATCGCGGCGTGGGGCAACGAGAGGGGGAGATAA
- a CDS encoding dipeptidase: MFADLHQDIAFYFLTSLNPPPFDQDAEGRQSDLPKLRRAGADLVFAAAFPFVNTYGSWSPDSRLVLEALKVYYAVSERHGVKIVEKRGDLYAPGLKFLIVLEGADVLHTADDLRLLHKLGVRAVGLTWNLDNKWGHSCYSKRDRGLTPEGEELVEKAQRLGIVVDLAHAGTRTALDAIAVARRPVVISHANARAVRPHPRNVDDAVLKALADNGGVIGLTFISSTISETPSPRELAKHAAYIKEKFGAELLAVGTDYLGISKTPEGLESVDKVDRLFAALREAGFTREEVEAVAWRNAYRVLREALD; the protein is encoded by the coding sequence ATGTTCGCCGACCTCCACCAAGACATCGCCTTTTACTTCCTCACCTCGCTAAACCCCCCACCCTTCGACCAAGACGCGGAGGGTAGGCAGAGCGACCTCCCAAAACTGAGGCGCGCCGGTGCGGACCTCGTCTTCGCCGCGGCATTCCCCTTCGTCAACACGTACGGCTCGTGGAGCCCAGACAGCCGGCTTGTGCTCGAAGCGCTGAAGGTCTACTACGCCGTCTCTGAGCGCCACGGGGTGAAAATCGTGGAGAAGAGGGGGGACCTATACGCCCCAGGGCTGAAGTTCCTAATCGTCTTGGAAGGCGCCGACGTCTTGCACACGGCGGATGACCTCCGCCTACTGCACAAGCTGGGCGTAAGGGCGGTGGGGCTGACGTGGAACTTGGACAACAAGTGGGGACACTCGTGTTACTCGAAAAGGGACAGGGGCCTCACCCCGGAGGGGGAGGAGCTGGTGGAGAAGGCCCAGCGGCTCGGCATTGTTGTCGATCTCGCCCATGCCGGGACTCGCACGGCGCTTGACGCCATAGCAGTTGCCAGGAGGCCGGTGGTGATTAGCCACGCCAACGCCCGCGCAGTGCGGCCCCACCCCCGCAACGTAGACGACGCAGTGCTAAAGGCCCTGGCCGACAACGGCGGCGTGATAGGCCTCACCTTTATATCCTCGACGATATCAGAAACGCCATCGCCGAGGGAGTTGGCCAAACACGCCGCGTACATCAAGGAGAAGTTCGGCGCAGAGCTACTGGCCGTGGGGACAGACTACCTCGGCATATCGAAAACCCCGGAGGGGCTTGAGTCCGTGGACAAAGTAGATAGGCTCTTCGCCGCGTTGAGGGAGGCCGGCTTTACAAGAGAAGAAGTGGAGGCCGTGGCCTGGCGCAACGCCTACAGGGTGCTGAGGGAGGCCTTAGACTAG
- a CDS encoding DUF996 domain-containing protein has protein sequence MEFDTAKTFFGVGLIVALVGGFTSFVDMGAVGLLGLVLTLIGAYGLSEHYGRRDIFNNMLIATIIAFVGSVVVALLILGSLVGIAITNPAALHNIWSIIGVLIAVWLGLWVLVIVSTYFERKAFIALYEASGSDNFKKAADFVWWGALLFVILVGLVLFLVGAIFAIIGAFELKPPRKESGYYTASQ, from the coding sequence ATGGAGTTCGACACTGCCAAGACGTTTTTCGGCGTTGGCTTAATTGTAGCCCTAGTGGGGGGTTTCACTTCTTTTGTGGATATGGGTGCTGTTGGGTTGCTGGGCTTGGTGCTGACGCTTATTGGGGCCTACGGCTTGTCGGAGCACTACGGGAGGAGGGACATATTCAACAACATGCTTATAGCTACGATAATTGCTTTTGTGGGTAGCGTGGTCGTGGCTCTTCTCATCTTAGGCTCGCTCGTCGGCATCGCCATAACGAACCCCGCGGCGCTTCATAATATCTGGTCAATTATCGGTGTTTTAATAGCAGTGTGGCTAGGCCTCTGGGTTCTTGTGATAGTCTCTACATATTTCGAGAGGAAGGCGTTCATCGCGTTGTACGAGGCCTCAGGCTCTGATAACTTCAAGAAGGCGGCCGACTTCGTGTGGTGGGGGGCTCTCCTCTTCGTTATCCTCGTGGGGCTTGTCTTATTCCTGGTAGGCGCAATATTCGCAATTATAGGCGCCTTCGAGCTGAAGCCTCCTCGGAAGGAGTCTGGCTACTACACCGCCTCGCAGTAG
- a CDS encoding PaREP1 family protein: MLVLSKPWIDLEKYRRDRLKEALYEAELAEEFLKNGLLRNAAWKAFQAVKAYLAAVAAGHREKILEAFPGKRRLGPDKAVARGDWIIAVMPTSRMRTVAALVGDKELRLAVEIALNLHEFQYNGLDQDAEVSRYSSEDEVRRDVEEVVAYVKKSASSQLPSP, from the coding sequence GTGTTGGTCTTGTCGAAGCCGTGGATAGATCTTGAGAAGTACAGGAGGGACCGGCTGAAGGAGGCCCTATACGAGGCCGAGCTCGCCGAGGAGTTTCTGAAAAACGGCCTCCTCCGAAACGCCGCTTGGAAGGCCTTCCAAGCCGTTAAGGCATACCTCGCCGCAGTGGCGGCGGGCCATAGAGAGAAGATTTTAGAGGCCTTCCCCGGCAAGCGCAGGCTAGGCCCCGACAAGGCTGTGGCCAGGGGCGACTGGATAATCGCCGTCATGCCCACGTCGAGGATGAGGACTGTGGCAGCGCTGGTGGGGGACAAGGAGCTGAGGCTGGCGGTGGAAATCGCGCTGAACCTACACGAATTCCAATACAACGGCCTGGACCAAGACGCGGAGGTTTCTAGGTACTCAAGCGAGGATGAGGTGAGGAGGGACGTCGAGGAGGTGGTCGCCTACGTCAAAAAGTCTGCTTCTAGCCAACTACCCTCGCCTTGA
- the trm10 gene encoding tRNA (adenine(9)-N1)-methyltransferase Trm10 produces the protein MCSAVLSRPFAKALRAAGVDCLCLPRRFKCWGDVAQCAAVWVLLGRYKICRGECAGAPGTEVGGVAFLKGGSGGRCGWVLARECPEPLEVELAPPAKPVIVVDLSLWGEHTPGEKHELVEQVIETLRAVRRFLWDGNFWVANAPGEFVELLNRHARGLVHKMRILEGTPPFENPVVLDPEGPCLFTEDVARSHAEFVIGGIVDKERVAKSATARLAALIGVEKRCRVELRGSRVGVPDRINKIAEIVLRAWAGEPVERAVLAVQAKRDRVYRLMWEIQKRAKRAPDGALEITRAALAEANWLGAPEEEVGLALRKVKARVVG, from the coding sequence ATGTGTAGTGCTGTGCTGTCAAGGCCCTTCGCCAAGGCTTTGAGGGCTGCTGGCGTGGACTGTCTATGTCTGCCGCGTAGGTTTAAGTGCTGGGGGGACGTGGCCCAGTGCGCCGCGGTGTGGGTGCTCCTGGGTCGTTACAAGATCTGCCGGGGGGAGTGCGCCGGCGCGCCGGGGACGGAGGTGGGGGGTGTTGCCTTTCTTAAGGGGGGCTCGGGGGGGCGCTGCGGCTGGGTGCTGGCTAGGGAGTGCCCTGAGCCTCTGGAGGTGGAGTTGGCGCCGCCGGCTAAGCCGGTAATTGTGGTGGATTTATCCCTCTGGGGGGAGCACACCCCTGGGGAGAAACACGAGCTGGTGGAGCAGGTAATTGAAACCCTCCGGGCGGTGAGGAGGTTTCTCTGGGACGGCAACTTCTGGGTCGCCAACGCACCTGGTGAGTTCGTGGAGCTCCTAAACCGCCACGCCCGGGGGCTTGTCCACAAGATGAGGATTTTGGAGGGGACGCCTCCTTTTGAGAACCCCGTTGTGCTGGATCCTGAGGGGCCTTGCCTCTTCACCGAGGATGTGGCGAGGTCCCACGCTGAGTTTGTCATTGGGGGGATTGTGGACAAGGAACGAGTGGCGAAGTCCGCCACTGCTAGGCTGGCGGCGCTGATCGGAGTGGAGAAGAGGTGCCGCGTGGAGCTGAGGGGCTCCCGCGTGGGGGTGCCGGACCGCATAAACAAAATCGCGGAGATTGTCCTGAGGGCCTGGGCCGGGGAGCCGGTGGAGCGGGCGGTGCTGGCGGTGCAGGCCAAGCGGGATAGGGTCTACCGCCTCATGTGGGAGATACAGAAGAGGGCCAAGAGGGCGCCGGACGGGGCGCTTGAAATCACGAGGGCCGCCCTCGCCGAGGCCAATTGGCTGGGGGCGCCGGAGGAGGAGGTGGGGCTCGCCCTTAGAAAGGTCAAGGCGAGGGTAGTTGGCTAG
- a CDS encoding asparagine synthetase A, with amino-acid sequence MYGSKNGLHPAVLEFEKLVADKAQYRKQLEEWVRFSWRWATTDKYKLVFKVQASALRAIREFLDSKGFVEVLSPVIGPVTDPGIRGAKQASIDFYGHEYKVMSSAILYKQYMAASLGKIYFVSPNVRLEPLDSIYTGRHLVEFYQVDVEMYKASYIDAMDLAEELVSYVVRYIRDVHGKELEEKLGRQLREFQRPFKRYPHKEAVEFVNKLGCRNPPKEELLWECEKLMSSHHDAPLFIYDYPKGARGFYDREDPERPGVLRDFDMLYPEGFGEAISGAEREYEPEKLVERIRQGGEDPARYQWFLQMAKELYPLQTAGFGIGVERLTRYLCGLRAVWEARPFPKVAGIAGGP; translated from the coding sequence ATGTATGGGTCTAAGAATGGGTTACACCCTGCTGTGTTAGAATTCGAAAAGTTAGTTGCTGACAAGGCTCAGTACCGGAAGCAACTGGAGGAATGGGTAAGGTTCTCCTGGCGATGGGCCACCACAGATAAGTACAAACTGGTTTTCAAGGTACAAGCCTCGGCGTTGAGGGCGATTAGGGAGTTTCTAGACTCGAAGGGGTTTGTGGAGGTCTTGTCCCCCGTAATTGGGCCTGTGACGGACCCCGGCATCAGGGGGGCGAAGCAGGCGTCAATCGACTTCTACGGCCACGAGTACAAGGTGATGTCCTCTGCCATCCTCTACAAGCAGTACATGGCGGCGTCGCTTGGTAAGATCTATTTCGTCAGCCCGAACGTGAGGCTGGAGCCCCTTGACAGCATATACACGGGCAGGCACCTGGTGGAGTTCTACCAGGTAGACGTGGAAATGTACAAGGCGTCTTATATAGATGCCATGGATCTCGCCGAGGAGCTGGTGAGCTACGTCGTGAGGTACATAAGAGATGTGCACGGCAAGGAGCTTGAGGAGAAGCTGGGGAGGCAACTGCGCGAGTTCCAAAGGCCTTTCAAGCGCTATCCCCACAAAGAGGCTGTGGAGTTCGTCAACAAGCTGGGGTGCAGAAACCCGCCAAAGGAGGAGCTGTTGTGGGAATGCGAAAAGCTCATGTCATCCCATCACGACGCGCCGCTTTTCATATACGATTATCCCAAGGGGGCTAGGGGCTTCTACGACAGGGAGGATCCAGAAAGGCCCGGAGTCCTCAGGGACTTCGACATGTTGTACCCCGAGGGGTTCGGCGAGGCGATAAGCGGAGCAGAGAGGGAGTACGAACCTGAAAAGCTCGTGGAAAGGATAAGACAGGGAGGAGAAGACCCGGCGAGATACCAGTGGTTCCTCCAGATGGCTAAGGAGCTGTATCCTCTACAGACAGCGGGCTTCGGCATAGGAGTGGAGAGACTTACTAGATATCTATGCGGACTCAGGGCAGTATGGGAGGCCAGGCCATTTCCCAAAGTTGCCGGAATTGCCGGAGGGCCATAA
- a CDS encoding glutamine synthetase family protein — MLEGLNVWRVLKGAGVKYVKFIIVDLFGRPKVEIMPIDAARDAFVDGIAYDGSSIPAYTTVNKSDLVAAVDPHAVYVETWNGGKSALVFTNTLDGDKPHPMDPRNALKQTLEYVKSRGYDVKLGAEVEFFLVKGNPPSLVDNGAYFEGYPLKDSMPVIEEIVDHLYLSGIGHSKTHHEVAPSQYEVNILAGDPVQVADQVLVFKILAKSVAQKYGLTATFMPKPFWGMNGSGMHVHVSFWRDGVNLFSSYKEPTPELKAAVAGVLENALSNSVFVAPTVNSYKRLVPHHEAPTRIVWGIGNRSAMVRIPYYGMKINRFEYRHPDPSANPYLGFAAIILAALEGVEKKLEPPRPVQDVAYELEGVKETPRHLGEAVKLASEGAVTRALPQPLVKAYLSLKEREWADYLNSVGEGWEKSWNKITSWEYERYLDVA, encoded by the coding sequence ATGCTGGAGGGGCTCAATGTCTGGAGGGTGCTTAAAGGCGCTGGCGTGAAATACGTGAAGTTCATAATAGTGGACCTATTCGGCAGACCTAAAGTGGAGATAATGCCTATAGACGCTGCCCGCGACGCCTTTGTAGACGGCATAGCGTACGACGGCTCCTCTATACCGGCCTACACAACAGTCAACAAAAGCGACTTAGTTGCCGCTGTCGATCCCCACGCTGTGTACGTAGAGACTTGGAACGGCGGTAAGAGTGCGCTTGTGTTCACCAACACGCTTGACGGGGACAAGCCACATCCAATGGACCCACGCAACGCGCTTAAACAGACATTGGAATACGTCAAATCCAGGGGCTACGACGTCAAACTCGGTGCGGAGGTGGAGTTCTTCCTAGTAAAAGGCAACCCGCCATCTCTTGTGGACAACGGGGCCTACTTCGAGGGCTATCCGCTTAAGGACTCTATGCCCGTTATAGAGGAGATCGTCGACCACCTCTACCTATCGGGCATCGGCCACTCTAAAACCCACCACGAGGTCGCGCCAAGCCAGTACGAAGTCAACATACTGGCGGGCGACCCCGTACAAGTAGCTGATCAAGTACTGGTGTTTAAGATATTGGCGAAGTCTGTGGCACAGAAATACGGTCTTACCGCCACCTTCATGCCCAAGCCGTTCTGGGGCATGAACGGGTCGGGAATGCATGTCCACGTAAGCTTCTGGCGCGACGGCGTGAATTTATTCTCGTCCTACAAGGAGCCAACGCCGGAGCTTAAAGCCGCCGTGGCAGGCGTTCTGGAAAACGCGCTTTCCAACAGCGTCTTTGTCGCCCCCACCGTGAATAGCTACAAGAGACTTGTCCCCCACCACGAGGCCCCGACGCGCATTGTTTGGGGCATAGGCAACCGCTCAGCCATGGTCAGGATTCCGTATTACGGCATGAAGATAAACAGATTTGAGTACCGCCACCCAGACCCCTCCGCTAATCCATACCTAGGCTTTGCGGCTATAATCCTGGCCGCTCTTGAAGGTGTAGAGAAGAAGCTTGAGCCTCCAAGACCGGTGCAGGATGTGGCCTACGAGCTAGAAGGCGTAAAGGAGACGCCGAGACACCTCGGCGAAGCGGTGAAGTTGGCATCCGAGGGAGCGGTAACGAGGGCGTTGCCACAACCGCTGGTCAAGGCATACCTATCGCTCAAGGAGAGGGAATGGGCCGACTACCTGAACAGCGTCGGCGAGGGGTGGGAGAAGAGCTGGAACAAGATCACGTCCTGGGAGTACGAGCGGTACCTCGACGTGGCTTAA